From a region of the Burkholderia sp. PAMC 26561 genome:
- a CDS encoding undecaprenyl-phosphate glucose phosphotransferase — translation MRGISKLLARLFDVSMIVGGALIASQIRFDDVSQRSFYLAFVAFAAAFSLAVFPAFGVYESWRGRSKGALAGQVALSWLIVQACAMALMFSLHRIDFVSRLWFVYWTGISGAAMIAGRMVTHTVLGRVRNAGLNLSQVAIAGIGDHCDAIVRKIDTAPAAGFRATAAFNVQAGTKMNTRVPVFDDHAAFASYVRTQNVAEVWLALPLTEERTILKLVDEFRDDLINIRFMPDVRTLSLFEGSVTSLLGVPTINLAASPLPPNALMQKEVFDRIFAAGALLAVSPIMIACAIAVKLSSRGPVFFKQRRKGADGQVFNIYKFRSMRQHVQKAGVVEQATRGDPRITRVGAFLRRTSLDELPQFINVLRGEMSVVGPRPHALEHDDLYQKVVSGYIHRYRIKPGITGWAQVNGFRGETDRIEKMEGRVAHDLYYLGNWSFGLDMKIIAATVFKGFRHSNAY, via the coding sequence ATGCGCGGAATAAGCAAGCTACTAGCGAGGCTGTTCGACGTTTCGATGATCGTGGGCGGCGCGCTCATCGCTTCACAGATTCGTTTCGACGATGTATCGCAACGGAGTTTCTATCTGGCATTCGTGGCCTTTGCCGCGGCGTTTTCGCTTGCCGTGTTTCCGGCATTCGGCGTGTACGAATCATGGCGGGGGCGCTCGAAAGGCGCGCTTGCCGGACAAGTCGCGCTGAGCTGGCTCATCGTGCAGGCTTGCGCCATGGCGTTGATGTTTTCGCTGCATCGCATCGACTTCGTGTCGCGCCTCTGGTTCGTGTACTGGACCGGCATTTCGGGCGCCGCGATGATCGCGGGACGCATGGTGACGCATACGGTGCTCGGGCGCGTACGCAATGCAGGGCTGAACTTGTCGCAGGTCGCTATTGCAGGCATTGGCGATCACTGCGATGCAATCGTTCGCAAGATCGATACAGCACCTGCCGCGGGCTTTCGTGCAACGGCCGCATTCAACGTGCAGGCCGGCACGAAAATGAACACCCGCGTGCCGGTGTTCGACGACCATGCGGCGTTCGCCAGTTATGTACGCACGCAGAACGTGGCTGAAGTCTGGCTCGCGTTGCCGCTGACGGAAGAACGCACGATCCTGAAACTGGTCGATGAGTTCCGCGACGACCTCATCAACATCCGTTTCATGCCGGACGTACGCACGCTTTCGCTATTCGAAGGCAGCGTGACGAGCCTGCTGGGCGTGCCGACGATCAACCTTGCTGCATCGCCGCTGCCGCCGAATGCGCTGATGCAGAAAGAGGTCTTCGACCGCATCTTCGCAGCCGGTGCCTTGCTCGCTGTGTCGCCGATCATGATTGCGTGCGCGATTGCCGTGAAGCTCAGTTCGCGAGGCCCTGTGTTCTTCAAGCAACGCCGCAAGGGCGCCGATGGTCAGGTCTTCAACATCTACAAGTTCCGCTCCATGCGTCAGCATGTGCAGAAAGCAGGTGTTGTGGAGCAGGCCACGCGTGGCGATCCGCGCATCACCCGGGTAGGTGCGTTCCTTCGACGCACGAGCCTCGACGAGTTGCCGCAGTTCATCAATGTGCTGCGCGGCGAAATGTCGGTGGTCGGCCCACGCCCACATGCGCTGGAACATGACGACCTGTACCAGAAGGTCGTGTCGGGCTATATCCATCGATACCGGATCAAGCCGGGCATCACCGGCTGGGCGCAGGTCAACGGCTTTCGCGGCGAGACCGATCGGATCGAGAAGATGGAAGGGCGCGTTGCGCATGACCTGTATTACCTCGGCAACTGGTCATTCGGGCTCGACATGAAGATCATTGCTGCAACGGTGTTCAAGGGGTTTCGACACTCGAACGCTTATTAA